A region of the Chaetodon trifascialis isolate fChaTrf1 chromosome 7, fChaTrf1.hap1, whole genome shotgun sequence genome:
ACATGCGTAGCACAGCCATAGTCGGAAATTTCCATGTTACATCATACATTGAACATTGTTGCTGAAATGGACACAGATAGGGAGCAGAGGTTGCGAAGTGTTTCTCCGTTGCATGTGTAATTAAGTATCTCCTCATGATCTGATCAGTGTATAAACCGGGCTTCAGTTGGTGTCCTCGTTTCCTCCCTACTTGAATCACATCTGTAGTCCAATCCCACTCTTTTATGCTATTTCTTCGCAGGACAAAGCCAACAAGAGGCGAATGCTCATGGCCATTGACCGAAGGAAAAAGCTGTTGAAAAACCTCAGGCTGGTTAACTATGATGCCTTTGAGACAGTATGCAAGCAGCTGGGCATCACCTACACCTTCCCTCCAGAGTACTACAGACGGGCCACTCGCCGCTGGCTGGCCAAGAAGGCCTTCTGCATTAAGGTAGCAAACAAGTGACCCCACTATTCTGTTTACATCTACATTTTCTATGTATTATAATGAgcactgttttttatttacagtgcatGATAATGGTATCAATTGGAGATTTATATCTAAGGACCTTAAACTTCGTTGAAACGTTTTGTCCAGTAGTGATTCTGATGCATATTGTGCGTGTGAGAGAATAACAGGCTTTCTGTCAGTTGACACGTTCACTCATCTAACTGACTAATATGGTCAAGGTGTGATTCTGTGCCTCCTCTGACACTTCTCTTCTCAGGTCTTCAACGAagtgcagaagcagaaaaaagaggagaggctgatgatgaagaagagttTAGCCTCCACAGACACAGGGAGCCATTAAAAAGACgatatattacatattataaGAACTGACTCTAAATGCTTGTCTTACCCAACATCTTTACTTTTACACTTTCAGATGTGGTTATGTGGCGTGTGAAtacaaacctttttttccctcttttttctcatGTGTTACGTCATACAGTTGCTTTTGCTTTCAAGTTGAAtttaatggaaataaaatgtcacagaaaacTGTATTGAAATGGACTGAATGATTTGTACTGAAACATATGATTATCAGTTACATGTGTTTAAGATTTATCTGCACAAAACAACTGAGGAAGCCACTGATATCACTTGTGTAAAGTATTAGCTGAAATAGGGAACTCAAGGTACCAGATAATTGGGAAATATTCTGCAGTTTGGTGACACAAAATAGCAAAACTTGTCCACTATGGGATACAACTTAAAAGGCTTGATAATGAATCTCATGGCAGAAAACTACTGCACTGCTCTCTGGGTCAAACGTGTATTGTGTTGCACTACAGGCCATAATGTCAGAACTGGTATTTTTCCAACAGCTGTAAAAGTTAAAGTTCCTGTTGTTTCATCATTTATCAGTCTAACAAAACATTTAGTGATTACACAATGTTACATGTTTAGCCACAGTATTAGCATTTCTTGCTGTGCTGTTATGGCATTTTTCTGTAGTCCTTGTAACTTCGCATTATGCCAATGCTCCATATCTTTAAGAACATCTGGTGACATTACCACATGACTGAGCACTTACTGAGCAAAGGCTTTTAAATCGTTCTAACGCAGGAGTCAGAAACCAGAACATGGACATCTTTGCAGTGTGATGAATCCACTACAAAACCACTGCAATACTTAAGCCATCTGAGAATCTTCCTGCCACAGAGGTGTGAAGAAACAGCTCACGTTAGAAGCTTTACGGGTGGGGTTGCAAAATTATATTGCAATGTGTCTCTTATTTTGTCCAAATACCATAAGTGTCCATTAAAACATCACCAAGAACTGTGAACCCAGCAATAAAACACATAGTTTCTGTTTAATTTGATATCCAGTATGTTAGATAAAACTGTATTCCAGAGATGTAAGCATCAATACTGTCTAAATTAACTATGTACGGGCTCCATAATCTTGTGAATTTACATTAATATTTTAAGTTGTTTTACATTTACTTCTCAGAAACAAATAGCCCTGTgtgaaaagaacattttaattCCCTCAATCAGAAAACAAGTTTTTGCAGTTATGTGCAGTTTTCTGCTAGCTCAAATGTTGAGTAAATCTATCCCTTCTTTTACAAACTGCATTGGTGACATGTTTGAATGAAAACTGGATCAAGCTGTATATTAAAGAAAGGACATGATGCATTTGTGGTTGTTCTATGAAAACGTGGTCTCAAAGATTCTCACAACTGCGTGCATTCTCTTAAGTGTGCTGATCTAATGTGAGATTATGAAATGATTTCATCGCAGCCTTCATCTCTTAACACACtgatctgcagctgtttgagatCATACTGACTATCAGCCTCTAAGTTAAGTGGCAGTTCTTGTTAATGGCCTGAGTCTGTCAGTGAATAGCCACAGATCTTTGTCATCCTCAGAAACTGCAGTGTGTCGGCAAACCAGTATTTCACAGCTCGAGCTCGTCACAGCTTCCTGTGTGGTGTGCAGCTTGTCAGTTTGATCAGGAGGAGTGCACACTGACTGACTCTTCTGGTAAGTGACACAGTTTTTTCCTCTCGCTGCAGATTAGCTGAAGAATTCATGACTAACTTAATAATGGTGACATTGCTAACAAAGTATATTTGCAGATCTTTATTAGTTTAGAATTTTTTTAGAAGTTGTACATTCACAGTAAACTCCTGTTTACTAAATATGTTGGATATGTTCACATGCTCTTTTGTAATTCAGGTTAACTTACTTTTTTATGCCAGTGTCATGGTCACGTACTATAGACagtattacaattacaattagtcatttggcaggcacttttatccaaagcgacgtacatatgagaaTATAGCAAACAGCCCTAAAGGGCAATACAGCAGTCTTTAAATAGCTGCTTACATTTTTTCCAAGTCAAGTTCTTCAAGTTTGAAAGGCGATTTATGAGTAATatcagaggacaggaagctgaATTCTTTTGCTGAGAAGGATTTTCTTTAAATTGTGTACTTCTGATTAAGAGCCATTAGTGGGATGAATCTGATTAACTCTGTAAATCACAAAACCTCTCAAAGCCAACAAACCAGTGTCTCATTCTGTATTAATGAAAAAGTCCATGAAAGGTTTGTTGATGTGTTGCATGCTTTGCAGGGAGATACGGGAATGCTGCTTGAGCTGTATGAGTAACACTTTTTGAGGAGAGATCTCGAATAGTTTGACTTATACCTGTGAAAGATATTATGAAAAGTCAAACTATGACATTTCCCACTCAGGAAATTAACATCACATTTAAGTACAGGACAGAATGTGAAAACAAGTGTGGCACATGGAAAGATTGATTAAGGTGatttctcctgcagctcttcttCAGTTTTGCTCTACTCCAGTGCTAACAGCTGAATGTGCTCTTATCTAGGCTGCTACATCAAAAATAAGCAGATCCAGtaatccaaaatgtcaaacccaGTGGTCACCCATCAGCCAGGTGCAGGCGGCTATGGGACAAATGTCCAAACAGGAGAGTGGAGCACTGGCTTGTGCTCCTGCTGCAGTGACTTCTTTGTCTGTGAGTACCATTCAAGACGGTTAAAGTTAACGTTATTTAGTTATTGTCTATGCACCAAAGAAATGCTTAGGCACACATTCATGTTTGTTCTCTTTAAAAAGTTCACAATGAAATACACTTCTGTTGTGCAGGTGCTCTTGGTTGCTTTTGTCCACTTGCATTGAGCTGTTACACAGCAAGTAAATATGGAGAAAACTGCTGCTTGGGATGTTTGCCAGGAGGCATAACAGCCATAAGGACACATATGAGACTGACTTACGGTATTCAGGTAAGATACTCAAATACTTCTTGCATATGTCAAACTCTTCAGAAGACCCTCACATATTTTTGGGAGGTGCTGCAAGTCTCATACAGGAAGCCTGACTGGTTCATAAGGTGGCTCTTGTGAAAGAGAGATTTCATGAACATAGGAAATGTTGGGTGTTCCCTGCAATTGAGAAACCACAACTGCAGCGCATTTCCCCACAGAGGGCTGGTGTTCCATGTTGTGATTTTTGCTGCAATCTTTTAACCACAGGGAACAATAATCAATGATGCCTTGATGACCTTTTTCTGCGGAATTTGTGAGACATGCAGGATGGCACGAGAAGTCCGTATCAGGAATGGAGACGTTTCACCATAACAAGACACAAAGGATTTTGGACCATGcagaattttctgtttgttgatgttcagcTATTAGGGAAgtcatttgtttattgttgcaGCAGTCCTAGCTTTCATGCAGACAATAAAGGAAAACCAGTTTATGAATTATGCAATTCAGTGTATTCAGTGTAATTGTACCTGCTGCATTATATGCCGGTGTGTGGCAAACTCCTTGTATTGATCTGCGTTGTTGTAAATAGAATGCATTGTTCAGTGAGAACACAATTAATTGCATGAACCACTTTGTACgacattttcaataaaaaaaaaaaaataaaaaaaaaagtgactattttaatgttgtttaatTGTAGGAAATTACATAGTAACTGAAAATATGATGATCGACATGGaattctgattaaaaaaaatattgaggATTATTTTGCTCAGTATAAACCTCTTTAAACCTGTATTAAACGTTTTGAcctgctgtgaatgtgtgaactTGAGAGACTCTGTCACAGGTCTGAGCATCAGTTGTAAGCATTTCAGCTAAAGGGTATTTTCCTTgtccagtttttcatttttcattgcttGTAGAGGTAAAAATATTTCACAGGAATGTTTATGTACTGACCAGCACGATGCAAACTGAAAGTTTCATTTCCGCCTGACCCCTTCCCTGCACTGTATGACGTAAAGCATCCTGATTGGCTCTTACCTTCGTGGCCTGGCAACCAGAGGAGGCTTTATCAAATAGACAGACCCCCGTATCGGCAAGCTTTCGAGCTAGCAACATTCGCTAGCTACCGACGTTTTTTGGAGGTATTCAACCGTCCAAACACCAACATGTCTTCAAGAACTCTGCCCCTGCTATTCATCAACCTCGGCGGAGAAATGCTGTACATCCTGGACCAGCGGCTTCGGGCTCAAAATATCCCTGCTGACAAAGCTAAGAAAGGTAGCTAGCTTAGCAGCTATCCGGATAACAACACAAATGTCACCCTGCAGTAAAACGGCCACGTTACACAGCGACAACTGCACATTAACCGTGTCGTTTAGTGGTAGTGGAGTAAATGTATAATTTGCAGATAAAAGTTTCGGTGGTTCATAGAAAGTCAACATAAGGTTAAGTCAAGTGATAACattaatgaatcatttttttGGTAagttaaatgcacattttttttgctaACATCGTAACTCGTGTCACATTAGTTTGTGTTGCACGGGGCAATGTAACATTAATTAGGAGTGCAGAGCAAATTTCAGTTTCTTATTCCCGATGCCCCATCGTCAGTAAATAGAACCCCTTCCAAGAAGGGTTATAAGATAATTAgataattcacacacacagtatactgGCATATTTGGCATACTTTCAAATTTAGCCTACGGCGACATTGATCAAGTGTTGCGATGTTATACAACAGTCTGGTTTTCAGCACATCATTTCATGTATCTATCTCCTTTTAATTCATAAAGTTTCCACAATAGCTGGCTGGATAGACGAGGACAGAAGGAGAGGTATTATTACAGAGCTTTGAAATAATCATGCACTGATGCATTAGTAGCTCTTCGCTCTGCTTTGGCTTAAACTAAATCAACACGCTGAATTCACAAAGGGCCTAGATAAATAAGCAACAGGTGAGACCTCATATGCACATACTTCACAACCAATGCTCTGCAGTTGTCTCTGCATCCAGGTACATCATGTAAGTGGTTGGGTCAATCAAATGCTCAGGTCCTGGGCACGAACTTTATTGGTTATAGGGGCTTTCATTGTATagtgtattgtattgtatagtcTAAAATTAGGGGTGTTTTCATGACACAGCATACACTCTATGCCTTAAAATAGTCACTTTATAAAGTGTCTCTTGTCTGCATATATCAATGCACTGACTCTGCTCTCAGAGCAGtgttacattttttacttttggGTAAGCAGCAGAACATACTACCTAGCCTCACTTTGTTAAGCAAGTTATCCAAAGAGGCTTGAATCAAGGACAACTGGACTTGGTTGTTaaaacctgaaaacattttggCGTCTCATCCCAGggtcttcttcagttctaagTGGCTGGCAGGGAGTCCCAGGTGTTTAACCTCAGTGGGGCTGTTATCACGGTTGTTGAATCCACTTGGGGAGTCCATATATGTGTGGAAAGGCTTCACCAGGATACAATGGATGATATTGTTCATGATGGATGGTTTTCTCCTTCTGTTGCTGCAACACACTAAGAGAGAAACTGTGCCAGCCAAAAGACTGAACGCCCATACACAAGAAAAGCAGTCTTATGTATGCAGTCcaatgcagtgaggaatgcacaaaTTTGTATATCAGGGAAACTGAGCAGCCGTTGAAGAAATGCATGGCTCAAGACTCAGCAGATTACCTCCACCTGGAGGATAAGGGACACTCATTAGGAAAACATATTTTGGACAGGGggcagatggtttgaaagaggagtgaaggaggccATTTAAGTAAAAATAGAGAAAGTGATCCCTCAACAGAGGAGTAGGTTTATGACTCCACTCATCCCCCACATACTATACTGTCCTTTCATCCCATCCCAAGTGATTTAAAAACTTTTTACAGTTGACCTCATGTGACCTTAACAACTGGCTTTCACACAGCCAGCCACACCCAAGTGGTTTCAACAACCATTAGAACGACTCCACAGAGGTTAAATGTTTGGGACTCCCCATCAGCTAGCTAGAACTCATCCAAGCGCCTTGAATGATGGCCGaacccagaaagcaaaaatccattgaatcaacattgagatatggtcatggcttaaaattgaatcaacattgatgtcagacattgaaagtaacattgaaagcgctcgttatgatcaacattgaaataatgttgaattttcaatcagtctaaacattgattcaatatttattcaactacatcattttcaacattgaaacaatgtaaaattatcaattaatctgaacatagaatcaatattgattcatttataaatgcattgaaattacattgattctacattgcaacaatattattaattaaaggaccattacagcacttttcagccttcatctgtaggttttacatatgcttcatgcaaggcaaattgcatgaagcatacgcgatttgaagctcattttgccgggcgacgcgatggacgcgatgcgcggcgcgatggacgcgttggccgcgaaaatcgctctcatccCGTcgccaggcttataatacactgggggaaaccctgaaccctcagcgtagcctctgcacacggacacactagcgttagctagcgttatctagaatgctagcgctagctaatgctaacgacgctaataagctacaacctcacggtaataattcacaaagttgacatgctggtgaaaatacattgtgttctcattaggacttaccagtttgtcttcttttgtcactcgaagATAATAAAAACCgctaaaagctgccaaccgctgccaactgttgactggtttgaactggtttggtctcaggagagagcaagtctcgtgggcgggggcacaggtgcacagccacagcatgccatacattgaaaccatgtctatttaatgttgacatttcaacattgaaaacccagcatctatacaatgctgattcaacaacattttttcaaatgttgaaatggtagctctaattaaacattgaataaacatagatttttcaacttcaaccaaaaatttGGTtgaatttcaccaaaattcaacgctgaatcactgtattttgctatctgggaaATGTTTTCAAGCTTCTCCAGCCGAGTTCAGCTGCCCtcgattcaaccctccttggatagCTTTGACCTTGATGACTGAGATTCTTCATAGACACGTCAGGCAAGTTCATTTGCCTCACCCttgactcaaaaaaaaaaaaaaaacgcatgtAAAGCTTGTTTACCTGATTGTTTGACAGTCACAACACGGTTAATGATCACCTCTGTCAATCTGACTTGTGGAAGTAAttataacaaataaaaagattCTTAGGGGAgatcaaacacaacaaatgtcCTACCTGGCCTACCTAAGTAGGATACATGCTGACGACTTTCCGTGCTGCTGCTTTATTAGGGCTGTTGGGTTAGGCTTTGGAAGAAATGGTTTTGGCTGAAGTGTAGTCTAGAATGCTCATCTGCCTGCTTTCTGAGCCTACGGTGTGCAAAATACACTTGCAAACCTCAGCTAACTCCTTGTGGACTTTTCTCTGTACTGTTTGCCTGACTAGTTAtgaatgacatcatcaccaccatGTTCAACAAAAAGTTCCTAGAAGAACTTTTCAAGCCTCAGGAGCTTTACTCCAAAAAGGCCCTACGCACTGTGTTCGACAGGCTGGCCCATGCCTCCATAATGAGACTTAATCAAGCAAGCATGGACAAGGTAAGTCCCCATGTACACAGCTCTAGCCCTCCTGTACGGCTGTGTTGTATCCTGCACATGTCAGattgttctgtctctttttcattcTAAGTTGAATTTTCACAGCAGTGCACCAAGTTTATCCAcacattaatcaataatcaCATATTCAAGCATGCTTCAGATCTACATTAGTCAAATCAACACACCAATCAACGCTTTATTGTCGTATAACATATACGTGGAAAAAGTGGATTGTGTCTTCTTGTTGCCCTGAAGCAAACAGTACAACAGTAATTCTTAAGCATGGAGTGATTCACATCACACTGTATGCTGCTGTGCATGACTCCCTCTAGTGTTTATTATACAACAAcagctttcattttaatttgatggATGAGTCAGTGAAGTCATGCTTGTGTGTCATTCTTCACAGCTCTATGACTTGATGACGATGGCTTTCAAGTACCAGGTGCTTCTCTGTCCCCGACCTAAGGAcatcctcctcgtctccttcaacCACATGGATGCAATCAAAGACTTTGTGAAAGACACTCCCGCCATTCTCAGCCAGGTTGATGAGACGTACCAGCAGCTCATAGAGGTATGACGTGTGACTACACTCTCGTCAAATGTGTTACAGACATTACGCGTGGCTTGTTGGGATTTCCTGCAGTGTGCTGCAAGATCTTTGAGCTTTTGGTGGTGTATGAACTCAGTCTAAGAGGTAGAATGCAAAAAGGCCCCCAAATGTGGCAAAGTATaacaagaacaaaagaaagGGAAGCAACTTCAgatgtaaacatgtttttttttgtttttgttttttttattgtttctgtagTTTAGTCACAGATAGTCAGCTGTGGAGTATAGAACTGCATTCTGAATCATAATTGATGATACATtgtgagaagagaagaagaggaaacattTGACAATGTTTGAAGTGTCATAATCTTATGACCAAGAATAGTATGAAAGTACACACATCTGACCAATCAAAGCAAGAGAAAACCATCCAGTTCAACTCCACGCTGACTCTAACAGGTGCATTTAATCGAAGCAGTTTAGGTGACAGTGACTTATTTGAAACAAGAGAATAAGCAGTGTTTGAAGTCAATATACAATGTACGATTAGAAACCATTTGGATTACAATCACACATCGAGCTACAGCATCACTGCACATGAAATATCAAGTGTCAGCaacaatttattttcattgcttGTTATTATGTGATATCTTAAATAGGATAATGCTTAACAGtaaaggaatatatatatatatatatatatatatatatatatagttatttgctttgtgtattttttcattgctcattttgtttcttttccattttattttaatttctgtatttatttttagatgTATACACCCTTGTCCAGTGGTGAGTTCCAGCTCATTAGACAAACTCTCCTTATCTTCTTCCAAGACATGCATATCAGAGTAAGTCCATTATTTTGCTAAATTTGTATCATGGGGAGAGGGTTAAATGGATAATAACATCTTTTGATTTGTGTCTTGTTGTTGTCACAAGCCTGTCTCTATGTTTTCTTTTATGCCAGGTTTCTATTTTCCTCAAGGACAAAGTGCAGAACTCCAACGGCCGCTTTGTGCTTCCCACCAGCGGTCCTGTGCCTCATGGAACACAAGTCCCTGGTTTGATAAGGTGCCACAGTATATGGCAGTTTTCACCAAACAGTTTTCAGTGGCTTGGATTGTAAAATTGACTTTTGGTCCATCAGTGATCTTTGATCTTTACCTTTTTGTCTGTGATATGTTTGCTGGTCTCACCCAAACACTGTAATCTTAAGTTAAGTAGGCCTATCTGTGGCTAATTGCATTACAGAGGTTTTGTTGTACAAGCATTTGCATTCTATTTTTAGATTCCGTGCCGTATGTTTAGCTTGGATCAAATTACCGAAGGGTTGTATGTGTACAGCGAAGCATTTAATACATGAAGGAAGCTCACATGTAGAATATGTGAGCTTCAATAATGCAGGCACAAGTATTCAAAGCAAGAGGGGTCTTAAAGTTTCCACTTAGGGGAACTGTTTTCATCATAGGCAaaagaaattcaaaagaaaCTGCTGTGCATACAAAGGGCATGCTTGTCCATAATATTTTGCGTTTTTGAATCTGGTAATTCCAGGATGTTTAGCTGTACTGGTGAAGAGGTCACCAGGCTGCAGTTCAACAATGGCGGAAACTATACCGCTGCTCTGCGGGAGGGGTCCTTCGAGATATTTGGAGACAGGGTCACCAAACTAGGCACAAACATGTAAGATATGTCATGACACCCTTACTATCATTGTGTGTCAGTATGTCTGCAAAGAACCGTATcctgcagtgaaatgtttgtAATGTCTTGGCAGCTAATCTTTGGCACTATGTTGcacagtcatgtgttcattctctctttttcatcctGCCATTCAGGTACAGTGTCAGCCGCCCAGTGGAAACACACATGTCAGGAACATCTAAGAATTCTGCACAGCACACAAAGGTGAAACAGATTCACTGTTATCACTGCGAACGTGAATGATTTCATTCATACACAAAGCGTTAATGAATTTCATGCACTCAGGCTAAATGTTCAAGTATTGTGTACAGAAATGTGGTGACGTGACCATGATCCAGAGCCATGTCCTGCTACCTGCTACCTggtacatcatcatcatttgcaggatctTGGAAACAACAGGTACAGCAGCAATATGCAAAAGTAAACAAGCTATTGTATGTCAACAGGTCAACACTGCTCCCAACCCTCTAGCCAAAGAGGAGCTGAACCTGCTGGCCAAGTTAATGGGCGGGTTAGAAGTTCAGAAACCAGGAAATGCAGACAGCGGCTTCCGAGTCAACCTCTTTGCcacagatgaggaagaagagtgagtccccttttttcctgtttgtgcacTGTCAGTGTGATTACTCGAAACTAACACTGTGGCTCTCTTCATTACAGAGAGGCATTAATATCAAGACCAGATGAGCTTTCATATGGAGTTATTAAAATCCAAGCAACAAAGGTAAAGCTGTCCTCACAAAGTGTTTCTTTCAGTGGGAAAAAAATTGTCCAGTATCTGTGTCATGAAAATCTAAACTTTGCTGCACATTTCGTGGCAAATAATCTGACCATACATCTGGCATCTGAGAACAAGTGCAGACTACAagactgaaaatgtcacagtaGCTGAGCTGCTCAAACCACAAAACATCTTTTACATCCTGCTGGGCACTGAATGCTAGTCCTCATCTTCACCCTCTTTGCGGCCATGACGTTTGTTTTGTTTCGGATCATCCACTTATCAGAGCTCCCTGTTTCTGACGTCTctgaacacattttgtttttggttttgatgaAGTCAGACATGTCTAAAAGAGCGCCTTGGTAGCCATGTGGTTACAGCCGCATGGTTGCAACCATTGCCAGTTTGGTTTGTCATACTTGCTTGTCATACCACTCTCTTTCCcccatttctgtctgtctttttactgtcacagtataataaatgaaaaaacaaactagaGACCCTGTTGACACTGGTATGAGTGCAGATTTTATGCCGACCTGAGGGTTTTCATCTCAGATTTAAGAAATGTGGCTTGGACTTGCAAATCATGGCAAAAATCATGTAGTCTGCACTGGCCCACCCTGTCACATCTAGTAGGCTCTCTTTTACCCGTGATAAGCAACCTCCAAGATTAGACTCCATATTGTACTTATCTCATTGATAGGTTTAAGGTTACATAGTCAATgatcagagagagagtgaggctTTGCCAGTCTAATGGGATTTACTGTAATGAGGTCCTAGTCCCTGTGATGATCACTCTGGTACTGTGATCGGTGGATGACGCTGTCTTTCAGGATCAGCAGTCCAATGCAGAGCTGGCCAAGATCATGGGAGAGTTTACAGAGTCTGGAGATCAATCTCCCAGTGCCAGCAGCAAAGGAGACGACCTTCTGGCCATGATGGATGGCCTGTGACGTGGTCATCGTGACAGAAATGCCTCGAGGAGTGGAGCACAATGCATCGTCAACAGTCTGGTCTCCTATAGACCAGTCTGCTGTCCGTACTTGCAAATACAGTGCAGTGACCTCAAATGCAGCCAGACAACCTTCTTCTTTGGGTGCTTTTAAAATGCACATGTGAGCAGGTATTTCCATTTGTTGTCAAATGACGTACTGCAAATTTGCATAGTTAACAAATAAGAATGTGGTGAGCCAAGCTTTAAGCTGCAGTGCACTCTAATAGTAAGTTCGTGTAAACTGAAACTGGTTTCAGTGCATCAGAACATACAGTAGGCCTATGTCAGTATGCTGAACATGTGTATGTGGTAATAGCAAAACATCCGTTTGTTTCATGTCAAGATGTTGGATTTTTCAAGTCGAACTGTGCTGTGGTACAAAATACACattcctttcatttcacaccGTGTCATTTATcttaaatgataataatacatcGCAGTTTTAGCCTATAATTCCATGTTAGTTTATTACACAGTATGAAGAAGAAGTCTAACTTCTTCTGTATTCTGATGAACAAATGATTTAGGGATATTGTGGAGGAGTTGAAGGAAACCCAAGTGCTCTTTCTATGATTCAAATTCTGTCAAATCTGTATTTTGGTAAGAAATATGTGCATCTTGCATCACGCTGTTCTACCGTAAAATCAAATGAGTAGACATTTCTTACTCTCCTGTAATGTCTCAGAATGTTCAGCAAGGGCCCAGAAATGTGCTCATTGATGAGTATGTGATTGTAATATAGAGTAATGCAATATAAGTAATtgtgtaatatgtaaatatgtttattgcatactttattt
Encoded here:
- the oscp1b gene encoding protein OSCP1 isoform X2 — encoded protein: MSSRTLPLLFINLGGEMLYILDQRLRAQNIPADKAKKVSTIAGWIDEDRRRVMNDIITTMFNKKFLEELFKPQELYSKKALRTVFDRLAHASIMRLNQASMDKLYDLMTMAFKYQVLLCPRPKDILLVSFNHMDAIKDFVKDTPAILSQVDETYQQLIEMYTPLSSGEFQLIRQTLLIFFQDMHIRVSIFLKDKVQNSNGRFVLPTSGPVPHGTQVPGLIRMFSCTGEEVTRLQFNNGGNYTAALREGSFEIFGDRVTKLGTNMYSVSRPVETHMSGTSKNSAQHTKVNTAPNPLAKEELNLLAKLMGGLEVQKPGNADSGFRVNLFATDEEEEEALISRPDELSYGVIKIQATKDQQSNAELAKIMGEFTESGDQSPSASSKGDDLLAMMDGL
- the oscp1b gene encoding protein OSCP1 isoform X1, translated to MSSRTLPLLFINLGGEMLYILDQRLRAQNIPADKAKKVMNDIITTMFNKKFLEELFKPQELYSKKALRTVFDRLAHASIMRLNQASMDKLYDLMTMAFKYQVLLCPRPKDILLVSFNHMDAIKDFVKDTPAILSQVDETYQQLIEMYTPLSSGEFQLIRQTLLIFFQDMHIRVSIFLKDKVQNSNGRFVLPTSGPVPHGTQVPGLIRMFSCTGEEVTRLQFNNGGNYTAALREGSFEIFGDRVTKLGTNMYSVSRPVETHMSGTSKNSAQHTKVNTAPNPLAKEELNLLAKLMGGLEVQKPGNADSGFRVNLFATDEEEEEALISRPDELSYGVIKIQATKDQQSNAELAKIMGEFTESGDQSPSASSKGDDLLAMMDGL